One genomic window of Tachypleus tridentatus isolate NWPU-2018 chromosome 12, ASM421037v1, whole genome shotgun sequence includes the following:
- the LOC143235812 gene encoding P-selectin-like yields MKVTKSECPTLSAPENGKLSGLCSSAVTGDRCKFSCLEKYQLVGNPGLICLESGSWSGTTPTCNSTQSGCPPIIAPENGELSGFCSSAVTGDRCVFSCLEEYQLVGDPEVICLESGSWSGTTPTCNSKNVLFRSHFHLTTFINR; encoded by the exons ATGAAGG TTACAAAATCAGAATGTCCAACTTTGAGTGCCCCAGAAAATGGAAAATTATCTGGATTGTGTTCATCTGCTGTGACTGGAGACAGGTGTAAGTTTTCGTGTCTAGAAAAGTACCAACTGGTAGGAAATCCAGGGTTGATCTGTTTGGAGTCTGGTAGTTGGTCTGGAACAACTCCTACTTGTAACA gtaCACAATCAGGTTGTCCACCCATAATTGCTCCAGAAAATGGAGAATTATCTGGATTCTGTTCGTCTGCCGTGACTGGAGATAGGTGTGTGTTTTCCTGTCTAGAAGAGTACCAACTAGTAGGAGACCCAGAGGTGATCTGTCTGGAGTCTGGCAGTTGGTCTGGAACAACTCCAACTTGCAACAGTAAGAATGTTTTGTTTCGTTCACATTTTCATCTTACCACTTTCATAAACAGATAG